The Vibrio echinoideorum genome includes a region encoding these proteins:
- the leuA gene encoding 2-isopropylmalate synthase, translating to MNDQVIIFDTTLRDGEQALAASLTVKEKLQIAYALERLGVDVIEAGFPISSPGDFESVQTIAKHIKGSRICALSRAVAKDIDAAAEALKVADQFRIHTFISTSTVHVQDKLRRSYDDVVEMAVKAVKHARNYTDDVEFSCEDAGRTPIDNLCRMVEAAINAGAKTINIPDTVGYTVPNEFGGIIQMLFNRVPNIDNAIISVHCHDDLGMSVANSIAAVQAGARQIEGTINGIGERAGNCSLEEIAMIIKTRQELLGVHTGLDHKEIHRTSKLVSQLCHMPIQDNKAIVGANAFSHSSGIHQDGMLKNKNTYEIMTPESIGLKNKALNLTSRSGRAAVKSHMDAMGYKDNEYNLDSLYEDFLKLADRKGQVFDYDLEALMHFANLRDEDDFYKLNYLSVQSGSVMSTTSIKLQCGDEEKCEAAVGNGPVDALYQCIYRLTGYEIALDKFDLTAKGEGEDGLGQADIIANYKGRKYHGTGVSTDIVEASGQALLHVINSIQRADTIAEMKQQKFATV from the coding sequence ATGAACGATCAAGTAATAATTTTTGATACGACCTTACGTGACGGCGAGCAAGCACTTGCAGCAAGCCTGACAGTAAAAGAGAAGTTACAGATCGCTTATGCTCTTGAGAGACTGGGTGTGGATGTTATTGAAGCTGGCTTCCCTATCTCTTCTCCAGGTGATTTTGAATCGGTTCAAACGATTGCAAAACACATCAAAGGCAGCCGAATTTGTGCACTTTCTCGTGCAGTTGCTAAAGATATCGACGCCGCAGCAGAAGCACTAAAAGTAGCGGACCAATTCCGTATTCACACCTTCATTTCAACATCGACGGTACACGTACAAGATAAGCTACGTCGCAGCTACGACGATGTCGTTGAAATGGCGGTGAAAGCTGTTAAGCATGCACGTAACTACACCGACGATGTTGAGTTCTCTTGTGAAGATGCAGGTCGTACACCCATCGACAACTTATGCCGAATGGTTGAAGCCGCGATTAACGCAGGCGCTAAAACCATCAATATTCCAGACACGGTAGGCTACACCGTTCCAAACGAGTTTGGTGGCATTATCCAAATGCTATTCAATCGCGTACCAAACATTGATAACGCTATCATCTCTGTTCACTGTCACGATGATTTAGGTATGTCGGTTGCGAACTCAATTGCTGCTGTGCAAGCGGGCGCTCGTCAAATTGAAGGCACAATCAATGGTATTGGTGAACGTGCTGGTAACTGTTCTCTAGAAGAAATCGCAATGATCATCAAAACTCGCCAAGAGTTGTTAGGTGTTCATACTGGTTTAGATCATAAAGAGATTCACCGCACCAGTAAGTTGGTTAGCCAGCTTTGCCACATGCCAATTCAAGACAATAAAGCTATCGTCGGTGCGAATGCATTTAGCCACTCTTCAGGTATCCACCAAGACGGCATGCTTAAGAACAAAAACACTTACGAGATCATGACACCTGAGTCGATTGGTTTGAAAAACAAAGCATTGAACCTAACCAGCCGTAGTGGCCGTGCGGCAGTTAAGAGCCACATGGACGCAATGGGTTATAAAGATAATGAGTACAACCTAGATTCATTGTACGAAGACTTCTTGAAGCTTGCTGACCGTAAAGGACAAGTCTTCGATTACGACCTAGAAGCATTAATGCACTTCGCGAATCTACGTGACGAAGATGACTTCTATAAACTTAACTACCTAAGCGTACAATCTGGTAGTGTTATGTCTACCACTAGCATCAAGCTGCAATGTGGTGATGAAGAGAAATGCGAAGCGGCTGTCGGCAACGGTCCTGTTGATGCTTTATACCAATGTATTTACCGCTTAACAGGCTACGAAATCGCGTTGGATAAATTCGACCTTACTGCGAAAGGTGAAGGCGAAGATGGCTTAGGTCAAGCGGACATCATTGCTAACTATAAAGGCCGTAAGTACCACGGTACGGGCGTTTCAACGGATATCGTTGAAGCTTCTGGTCAAGCGTTGCTACACGTTATCAATAGCATTCAACGCGCAGACACTATTGCTGAAATGAAGCAGCAAAAATTCGCGACAGTTTAA
- the leuB gene encoding 3-isopropylmalate dehydrogenase, with protein MTDKSYKIAVLPGDGIGPEVMQQAHKVLDAIEKKHAISFSREEYDVGGIAIDNHGCPLPEATVAGCEESDAVLFGSVGGPKWEHLPPNDQPERGALLPLRKHFQLFCNLRPAQIHKGLESFSPLRADISGNGFDIVVVRELTGGIYFGQPKGREGEGATEKAFDTEVYHRYEIERIAKIAFESARLRNKNVYSIDKANVLQSSILWREVVEEVAKDYPDVKLSHMYIDNATMQLIKDPSQFDVMLCSNIFGDIISDECAMITGSMGMLPSASLNESNFGLYEPAGGSAPDIAGKNIANPVAQILSAALMLRYSLGEEDAAQDIEIAVSKALSAGELTADLAGKNQALTTSEMGDKIAEYILAS; from the coding sequence ATGACAGATAAATCATACAAAATTGCCGTACTACCTGGTGATGGCATTGGCCCAGAAGTAATGCAACAAGCACATAAAGTGTTAGACGCGATCGAAAAGAAGCACGCGATTAGCTTTTCTCGCGAAGAGTATGATGTTGGTGGCATTGCAATTGATAATCACGGCTGTCCACTTCCAGAAGCAACCGTTGCAGGCTGTGAAGAATCTGACGCGGTACTTTTTGGTTCTGTCGGCGGTCCTAAATGGGAACACCTTCCACCAAACGACCAACCAGAGCGTGGTGCCCTACTTCCTCTGCGTAAGCATTTCCAACTGTTCTGTAACCTACGTCCAGCGCAAATCCACAAGGGTTTAGAGTCTTTCTCTCCTTTACGTGCTGATATATCAGGCAACGGTTTCGACATCGTTGTTGTTCGTGAGCTAACGGGCGGTATCTACTTCGGTCAACCAAAAGGCCGTGAAGGCGAAGGCGCAACTGAAAAAGCGTTTGATACTGAGGTTTATCACCGTTACGAAATCGAACGTATTGCAAAGATTGCGTTTGAATCTGCACGTCTACGTAACAAAAACGTTTACTCAATCGATAAAGCGAACGTTCTACAAAGCTCTATTCTATGGCGTGAAGTGGTTGAAGAAGTAGCGAAAGACTACCCAGATGTGAAATTGAGCCACATGTACATCGACAACGCGACCATGCAGCTAATCAAAGACCCATCTCAGTTTGACGTGATGCTTTGTTCGAACATCTTCGGTGACATCATCTCTGATGAGTGTGCAATGATCACCGGCTCTATGGGCATGCTTCCTTCTGCAAGCTTGAACGAAAGCAACTTCGGCCTATACGAACCAGCGGGCGGCAGTGCTCCAGATATCGCAGGTAAGAACATCGCTAACCCAGTAGCACAGATTCTTTCTGCAGCTTTGATGCTTCGCTACAGCCTAGGTGAAGAAGATGCTGCACAGGATATCGAAATAGCCGTATCTAAAGCGCTTTCAGCTGGCGAACTAACGGCCGATCTAGCAGGTAAAAACCAAGCGCTAACCACCTCTGAAATGGGTGATAAGATCGCAGAGTACATCTTAGCTTCATAA
- the leuC gene encoding 3-isopropylmalate dehydratase large subunit, with amino-acid sequence MSTNQQAKTLYEKVYDAHVAVAAKGETPILYIDRHLVHEVTSPQAFDGLREKGRKVRQVSKTFATMDHNVSTQTKDINASGEMARIQMETLSKNCEEFGVTLYDLNHKYQGIVHVMGPELGITLPGMTIVCGDSHTATHGAFGSLAFGIGTSEVEHVLATQTLKQARAKTMKIEVKGKVAEGITAKDIVLAIIGKTTAAGGTGYVVEFCGEAITDLTMEGRMTVCNMAIELGAKAGLIAPDATTYEYIKGRKFSPEGQDLEAAIEYWSTLKTDAEAGFDAVVTLEAADIKPQVTWGTNPGQVISVDTPIPAPESFADPVEKASAEKALAYMGLEAGKSLSDYNVDKVFVGSCTNSRIEDMRAAAAVAKGRQVAKHVQALIVPGSEQVKAQAEAEGLDKIFIEAGFEWRLPGCSMCLAMNNDRLGPQERCASTSNRNFEGRQGRDGRTHLVSPAMAAAAAIAGHFVDIREL; translated from the coding sequence ATGTCGACAAACCAGCAAGCAAAAACCTTATACGAAAAAGTTTATGACGCTCACGTTGCGGTTGCAGCTAAGGGTGAAACTCCAATTCTTTATATCGATCGTCACTTAGTCCACGAAGTAACGTCGCCACAAGCCTTTGATGGTCTGCGTGAAAAAGGCCGTAAAGTTCGCCAAGTTAGCAAAACTTTTGCGACGATGGATCATAACGTATCGACTCAAACCAAAGACATTAACGCTTCTGGCGAGATGGCTCGTATCCAAATGGAAACGCTATCGAAAAACTGTGAAGAGTTTGGTGTCACGCTTTACGACTTAAACCACAAATACCAAGGTATTGTGCACGTAATGGGCCCTGAGTTAGGTATTACTCTGCCGGGCATGACCATCGTTTGTGGTGACTCACACACGGCAACTCACGGTGCATTTGGTTCATTAGCATTTGGTATCGGCACTTCTGAAGTTGAGCACGTTCTAGCAACTCAAACGCTAAAACAAGCTCGCGCTAAAACCATGAAGATCGAAGTAAAAGGTAAAGTAGCAGAAGGCATTACAGCAAAAGATATCGTACTCGCGATCATCGGCAAGACAACGGCAGCTGGTGGTACTGGTTATGTAGTTGAGTTCTGTGGTGAGGCGATTACCGATCTTACGATGGAAGGTCGTATGACGGTATGTAACATGGCAATCGAGCTGGGCGCGAAAGCGGGCCTAATCGCTCCAGATGCAACGACATACGAGTACATCAAAGGTCGTAAGTTTTCTCCTGAAGGTCAAGATTTAGAAGCGGCGATTGAATACTGGAGCACACTAAAAACCGATGCTGAGGCAGGATTCGATGCGGTTGTAACGCTAGAAGCCGCTGACATCAAACCACAAGTCACTTGGGGAACAAACCCAGGTCAGGTTATCTCAGTAGACACACCAATCCCTGCACCAGAAAGCTTCGCAGACCCTGTTGAAAAGGCATCTGCTGAAAAAGCCCTTGCTTACATGGGCCTTGAAGCGGGTAAATCTCTATCTGATTACAACGTCGATAAAGTCTTTGTGGGTTCTTGTACTAACTCTCGTATCGAAGACATGCGTGCAGCTGCAGCCGTAGCAAAAGGCCGCCAAGTAGCAAAACATGTTCAAGCATTGATCGTTCCAGGATCTGAGCAAGTAAAAGCACAAGCTGAAGCTGAAGGCTTAGATAAGATCTTCATCGAAGCAGGCTTTGAATGGCGCCTACCGGGTTGCTCTATGTGTCTTGCAATGAACAACGACCGCTTAGGTCCACAAGAGCGCTGTGCTTCTACATCAAACCGTAACTTTGAAGGTCGCCAAGGCCGTGATGGTCGTACGCACCTAGTTAGTCCAGCAATGGCAGCTGCAGCGGCTATCGCTGGTCACTTTGTCGATATTCGTGAACTTTAA
- the leuD gene encoding 3-isopropylmalate dehydratase small subunit: MSGFQQHTGLVVPLDTANIDTDAIIPKQFLQKVNRIGFGKHLFHDWRFLDDAGQQPNPEFVMNAPRYKGASILLARENFGCGSSREHAPWALADYGIQVMIAPSFADIFYGNSINNQMVPVRLTEQEVDELFQFVEANEGAEITVDLEALKVAANGKEYSFEIDEFRRHCLLNGLDNIGLTLQHADKISEFEAKIPSFLK; encoded by the coding sequence ATGTCAGGTTTTCAACAACACACCGGATTAGTCGTTCCTCTAGATACGGCCAACATCGATACTGATGCGATCATTCCAAAGCAGTTCCTACAGAAAGTGAATCGTATTGGCTTTGGTAAGCACTTGTTCCATGATTGGCGCTTCCTAGATGATGCAGGCCAGCAGCCAAACCCTGAGTTTGTAATGAACGCACCCCGCTATAAAGGTGCTTCTATCCTACTCGCTCGCGAAAACTTCGGTTGTGGTTCATCTCGTGAGCACGCTCCGTGGGCGCTTGCCGATTACGGTATTCAAGTGATGATCGCACCAAGCTTCGCAGACATCTTCTACGGCAACTCAATCAACAACCAGATGGTTCCAGTTCGATTGACTGAACAAGAAGTCGATGAGCTCTTCCAGTTCGTTGAAGCAAACGAAGGCGCAGAAATTACAGTTGATCTTGAAGCACTAAAAGTCGCTGCCAATGGAAAAGAATACTCGTTTGAAATTGATGAGTTCCGTCGTCACTGCTTGCTGAATGGCCTAGATAACATCGGCCTAACACTTCAACACGCAGATAAGATTTCAGAATTTGAAGCTAAGATTCCTAGCTTCCTGAAATAA
- a CDS encoding DUF547 domain-containing protein, with product MKQLLFIISLLFSTLAWSAPKSELWPYWNQSNEANSTQVSHQDWQQFLDSYLVKQEQHTLVRYKAVSSSDKTKLNQYINRLEQINPLDYSRAEQYAYWVNLYNAVTVDLILDAYPIKSITKLGGLFSFGPWGDDVVEVNGKSMSLNDIEHRILRPIWQDPRTHYAVNCASLGCPNLQPQAFTSDNTETLLELAAAEYINSDKGVLIENNKLQLSSIYEWFAVDFGNQQQLIQHLDQYRTKQVTNTEQISYDYDWSLNQAN from the coding sequence ATGAAACAACTACTCTTTATTATCAGTCTACTTTTCTCAACCTTAGCTTGGTCTGCGCCTAAATCCGAACTTTGGCCATACTGGAACCAAAGTAATGAAGCGAACTCAACACAGGTGTCTCATCAAGATTGGCAGCAATTCCTCGATAGCTACTTAGTAAAACAAGAGCAGCACACCCTAGTGAGATATAAAGCGGTGAGCTCTTCAGACAAGACAAAGTTAAACCAGTACATAAACCGACTTGAGCAGATCAACCCACTCGACTATTCAAGAGCGGAGCAGTATGCCTACTGGGTTAATCTATATAACGCCGTGACTGTCGATTTGATTCTTGATGCATACCCTATCAAATCAATTACTAAGCTCGGCGGACTGTTTAGTTTTGGGCCATGGGGAGACGATGTGGTTGAAGTCAATGGAAAGTCAATGTCACTGAATGATATCGAACATCGAATTTTAAGACCGATTTGGCAAGACCCACGTACGCATTACGCAGTGAATTGTGCGAGTCTGGGTTGTCCTAATCTGCAACCTCAGGCCTTTACGTCTGATAATACAGAGACATTGCTAGAACTCGCTGCTGCTGAGTATATCAATAGCGATAAGGGCGTGTTGATTGAAAACAACAAGCTTCAACTATCATCGATTTACGAATGGTTTGCTGTAGATTTTGGCAACCAACAACAACTTATTCAACACTTAGATCAATACAGAACAAAGCAGGTAACAAACACTGAACAAATCAGTTATGACTATGATTGGTCGCTTAACCAAGCAAACTAG
- a CDS encoding DUF924 family protein: MTLTYKDVLEFWFDELTPKDWFTGGEEIDALIKTRFSELHQIAIQGELFEWRQTAEGRLAEIIVLDQFSRNIARNSLAAFSADPMSLALAQEAVGGGFDHQLNQQQKSFLYMPYMHSESLMMHEQAVMLFSQTGLENNLDFEFKHKVIIERFGRYPHRNEVLGRASTPEEVEFLQQPGSSF, encoded by the coding sequence ATGACGTTAACTTATAAGGATGTTCTAGAGTTTTGGTTCGATGAACTAACGCCCAAAGACTGGTTTACTGGCGGTGAAGAGATTGACGCTTTGATTAAAACTCGCTTCTCTGAACTGCACCAAATAGCCATTCAAGGTGAGTTGTTTGAATGGCGCCAGACAGCAGAAGGACGCTTGGCTGAGATCATCGTACTTGACCAATTCTCTAGAAATATTGCTAGAAATAGTCTGGCAGCGTTTTCGGCTGACCCTATGTCGTTGGCTTTAGCTCAAGAAGCGGTTGGTGGTGGTTTTGACCATCAACTTAACCAGCAGCAAAAAAGCTTTCTCTACATGCCTTACATGCACAGTGAATCTTTGATGATGCATGAGCAGGCTGTGATGCTTTTTTCTCAGACGGGTCTAGAAAATAACCTGGATTTTGAGTTTAAGCATAAGGTCATCATTGAGCGTTTTGGTCGCTATCCACACCGTAATGAGGTGTTAGGACGAGCTTCGACTCCTGAAGAAGTTGAGTTCTTGCAGCAACCAGGCTCAAGCTTTTAA
- the djlA gene encoding co-chaperone DjlA: MQIFGKILGAFFGFLFGGPLGLVFGLFLGHQFDKARRLNQSGFNSSGFGRGPSQAERQNEFFKAAFAVMGHVAKAKGQVTPEEIQLASTMMERMNLHGEQRKAAQEAFRDGKESDFPLGDVLERVKISSGGRFDLLQFFLELQVSAAFADGSLHPSERQVLHKIAQGLGFSAEQLERRLQMQEAAFRFQQQGGSFGGHQGHGQSSGWQQASQQNQLADAFKVLGVSESADGKEVKKAYRKLMNEHHPDKLMAKGLPPEMMNVAKEKSQEIQNAYDLIKKVKGFK, translated from the coding sequence ATGCAAATATTTGGCAAAATTTTGGGCGCTTTTTTTGGCTTTTTATTTGGAGGGCCACTTGGTTTAGTTTTTGGCCTATTTTTAGGACACCAATTCGATAAAGCTCGCCGATTGAACCAATCGGGATTCAATAGCTCTGGTTTTGGTCGAGGACCAAGCCAAGCAGAAAGACAGAATGAGTTTTTTAAAGCGGCTTTTGCGGTTATGGGACACGTTGCTAAAGCGAAGGGGCAAGTGACACCAGAAGAGATTCAACTGGCTTCTACAATGATGGAGCGTATGAACCTGCATGGTGAACAACGCAAAGCTGCGCAAGAAGCTTTTCGCGATGGCAAAGAAAGTGACTTCCCGTTAGGTGATGTGCTTGAGCGTGTGAAGATCTCATCGGGCGGCCGTTTTGATCTTCTGCAGTTCTTTTTGGAGCTACAAGTCTCTGCCGCATTTGCTGATGGAAGCTTGCACCCAAGTGAGCGTCAGGTTCTTCATAAGATAGCGCAAGGGCTTGGATTTTCTGCAGAACAACTAGAACGACGTTTGCAGATGCAAGAAGCAGCATTCCGTTTTCAACAACAAGGTGGAAGTTTTGGTGGCCATCAAGGTCACGGGCAGTCATCGGGGTGGCAACAAGCTTCACAGCAAAACCAACTGGCAGATGCTTTCAAGGTACTTGGGGTAAGTGAAAGTGCGGATGGTAAAGAAGTGAAGAAAGCTTACCGGAAACTGATGAATGAACACCACCCTGACAAGTTGATGGCGAAAGGTTTACCGCCTGAGATGATGAACGTTGCGAAAGAAAAATCTCAAGAGATTCAAAATGCTTATGACCTAATCAAAAAGGTTAAAGGCTTCAAATAA
- the lptD gene encoding LPS assembly protein LptD: protein MQCFSRTLLAASITTALYVSTTQAETITDNSVQEMPSIDQCLIEPAAENETQLPAHVESDRLEAINGDKAIYSGDVRVTQGNKTILADNVTLHQQENIVVAEGNVNFSDGQIKSISDKATNNLTTDEMTLENTDYEFLCEPGRGNAVYIAKTGKAVYEIEDGSITSCPIGDNAWRLRASSISVDQDEEQATFYNPRFEIQSVPVFYLPYLTVPVGDTRKTGFLYPTVSYGSSDGFEAEIPVYWNLAPDYDLETTFKYMQERGTQLNSKFRYLSDFGSGSIESEYLPDDQKYTDEGDRWGFQLEHSGIFQQSWLFEIDYSKVSDIDYFTDMSSGIGNREDGQLLQEGKATYRSQNWDASVLVRDFQVLTDTTNNLPYRLMPQLEYNYYAPEVMDYLDFDLISHVSLFDTDASGKPSATRVHVEPGITIPVGNTWGTWTTEARLLGTYYQQDLDGVDTTSDEYKDLEESVSRVIPEFRSHAGIVLERDTTIVGNYTQTLEPQVQYLYVPEEDQSEIGLYDTTLLQTDYYGLFRSRKYSGVDRIAAANQVSYGASSRFFDDEYKERLNISFGQIFYFDKDTKQTLSSEDSSEKTNYSSWAIEMDFNYDDYLFYHGGVQYDIDTTAMQLANSTLEYRFTGGYIQTNYRYVTEEYIEDNVGESINVGSITRDGISQAGLLGAYQISRKWNASAQYFYDLTTQENLEWLARLNYKSDCWYIGFTYSNQLTNNISDPNTTPEYENNFGVNFGIVGFGTNLGSDSGAVGESSSDNSLSYGRPFFLNN from the coding sequence ATGCAATGTTTTTCCCGCACTTTGTTAGCCGCGTCGATAACTACAGCGTTATACGTGTCAACAACTCAAGCTGAAACAATCACCGATAATAGTGTGCAGGAAATGCCCTCTATAGATCAATGCTTGATCGAACCCGCTGCAGAAAACGAGACACAGCTACCCGCTCATGTTGAGTCTGATCGCTTAGAAGCTATCAATGGTGATAAGGCAATATATTCAGGTGATGTAAGAGTTACGCAAGGAAATAAAACCATTCTTGCCGACAATGTAACTCTGCATCAACAAGAAAATATCGTTGTAGCTGAAGGCAACGTAAACTTTAGTGATGGTCAAATCAAGTCTATATCAGACAAGGCGACCAATAACCTCACTACTGATGAAATGACGCTAGAAAATACCGATTACGAATTTCTTTGCGAACCAGGTAGAGGTAATGCGGTATATATTGCGAAAACAGGCAAGGCGGTTTATGAGATTGAAGATGGCTCGATTACCTCTTGTCCTATTGGTGACAACGCTTGGCGTCTAAGAGCATCAAGTATCAGTGTTGACCAAGACGAAGAGCAAGCCACCTTTTATAATCCACGTTTTGAAATTCAAAGTGTCCCAGTTTTTTACTTACCTTACTTAACCGTACCAGTCGGTGACACACGTAAAACCGGTTTCTTATATCCAACCGTTTCATACGGTTCAAGCGATGGTTTTGAAGCTGAAATCCCCGTCTATTGGAACTTGGCGCCAGACTACGATTTAGAAACCACTTTCAAGTACATGCAAGAACGAGGCACTCAACTAAACAGTAAATTCAGATATTTGAGCGATTTCGGTTCAGGTAGTATCGAGTCTGAATATTTACCAGACGATCAAAAATACACAGATGAAGGCGATCGTTGGGGTTTCCAACTAGAACATTCAGGAATATTTCAACAATCTTGGTTGTTCGAAATTGATTACTCTAAAGTCAGTGATATTGACTACTTTACGGATATGAGCTCAGGAATCGGTAACCGTGAAGATGGACAACTACTTCAAGAAGGTAAAGCAACGTACCGTTCTCAAAACTGGGATGCTTCTGTACTTGTAAGGGATTTCCAAGTCCTCACCGATACAACAAATAATTTGCCTTATCGTTTAATGCCGCAGCTTGAGTACAACTACTATGCTCCGGAGGTCATGGATTACCTAGATTTTGACCTCATTAGTCATGTGTCGTTGTTCGATACTGATGCCTCGGGCAAACCATCTGCAACTCGTGTCCACGTTGAACCTGGTATAACTATCCCGGTAGGCAATACTTGGGGTACATGGACAACAGAAGCTCGGTTGCTTGGTACATATTACCAGCAAGATCTAGATGGCGTTGATACAACAAGTGACGAATACAAAGATTTAGAAGAATCAGTAAGCCGAGTTATCCCTGAATTTAGAAGCCATGCAGGTATCGTTCTGGAGCGGGATACCACGATTGTGGGTAACTACACACAAACGTTAGAGCCACAGGTGCAGTACCTTTACGTACCCGAAGAGGATCAAAGTGAAATTGGTCTTTACGATACAACACTACTACAGACCGACTACTATGGCTTATTCAGAAGTCGTAAATACAGTGGTGTGGACCGCATCGCAGCGGCAAACCAAGTCAGTTACGGTGCATCATCGCGCTTCTTTGATGATGAATATAAAGAACGACTTAATATATCCTTTGGCCAAATTTTCTATTTTGATAAAGACACAAAACAAACTCTGAGCAGCGAAGACTCCAGTGAAAAAACTAATTATTCGTCTTGGGCTATTGAAATGGACTTCAACTATGACGATTACCTGTTTTATCACGGCGGCGTGCAATACGATATTGATACCACTGCGATGCAGCTTGCAAACAGTACGTTAGAATACCGTTTTACTGGTGGTTACATACAAACCAACTATCGCTATGTTACGGAAGAATACATTGAAGATAATGTAGGCGAAAGTATAAATGTTGGATCAATAACTAGAGATGGCATCTCGCAAGCCGGTTTGCTTGGTGCTTACCAGATTTCGCGGAAGTGGAATGCCAGTGCTCAATATTTCTATGATTTAACCACACAAGAGAATCTAGAGTGGTTGGCTCGCTTGAACTATAAATCGGATTGTTGGTATATCGGATTTACGTATAGTAACCAGTTGACAAATAATATTAGTGATCCAAATACTACGCCTGAATATGAAAATAACTTTGGTGTGAATTTCGGTATTGTCGGCTTTGGTACTAACCTAGGCTCTGATTCAGGCGCTGTTGGTGAGAGCAGTTCAGACAACTCTCTAAGCTATGGTCGCCCATTCTTCTTAAACAACTAA
- the surA gene encoding peptidylprolyl isomerase SurA, with protein MTLWKHTLIAIAAACTVSTSYAAPVELDSVKVIVNEGVILQSDIDASMKTLRANAKKSGQTLPSQDVLNEQVLEKLIIDTIQTQEAERIGVRIDDARLDQAIEGIAKDNNQTVEQLTASVAEEGLSYNAFREQVRKEIAASEARNALVRRRINILPAEVDNLADILAQETNATVQYKIGHIQLRFNDDQTKEELEAQANDLVEELNGGKNFSTMAYTYSKGPKALQGGDWGWMRKEEMPTIFADQIKMQNKGSIIGPFRSGVGFHILKIEDVKGLETVAVTEVNARHILIKPTVILSDDGAKEQLEEITRRVNAGEATFGELAQQYSQDPGSAVRDGELGYQTPDLYVPEFKHQVETLPQGKISAPFKTVHGWHIVEVLDRREVDRTDSALKNKAYQILFNRKFNEEAGAWLQEVRASAFVEMVEDDQDDN; from the coding sequence ATGACATTGTGGAAACACACATTAATCGCTATCGCAGCAGCTTGCACTGTATCAACGAGCTATGCAGCACCGGTTGAGCTCGACAGCGTAAAAGTTATCGTTAACGAAGGCGTGATCTTACAAAGTGACATTGATGCTTCAATGAAAACGTTGCGCGCAAATGCTAAGAAAAGCGGCCAAACGCTGCCATCGCAAGACGTACTCAATGAGCAAGTACTCGAAAAACTGATCATTGATACGATTCAAACTCAAGAAGCAGAACGTATTGGTGTTCGTATTGATGATGCTCGACTTGATCAAGCGATTGAAGGCATTGCAAAAGATAACAACCAAACCGTGGAGCAACTTACAGCATCCGTTGCTGAAGAAGGCCTTAGCTACAATGCCTTTCGTGAACAAGTAAGAAAAGAGATTGCAGCCAGTGAAGCTCGTAACGCATTAGTCCGTCGTCGTATCAACATTCTTCCTGCAGAAGTGGACAACCTAGCGGATATCCTAGCGCAAGAAACCAATGCTACTGTTCAATACAAAATTGGCCACATTCAACTTCGATTTAATGATGACCAAACCAAAGAAGAGTTAGAAGCACAAGCGAACGATTTAGTAGAAGAACTAAACGGCGGCAAAAATTTCAGCACCATGGCTTACACTTACTCGAAAGGTCCAAAAGCACTGCAAGGTGGTGATTGGGGTTGGATGCGTAAAGAAGAGATGCCAACCATTTTTGCAGACCAAATCAAAATGCAAAATAAAGGCAGCATCATAGGTCCTTTCCGAAGCGGTGTTGGCTTCCACATTCTTAAAATTGAAGATGTAAAAGGCTTAGAAACTGTTGCCGTTACCGAAGTTAATGCCCGTCATATCTTGATTAAACCTACCGTAATCCTGAGTGATGACGGTGCAAAAGAGCAACTTGAAGAAATCACTCGTCGCGTTAATGCTGGCGAAGCCACCTTTGGCGAGCTTGCTCAACAATACAGCCAAGATCCTGGTTCTGCTGTGCGAGATGGTGAACTAGGTTACCAAACCCCTGATTTATATGTACCTGAGTTCAAGCACCAAGTAGAGACTCTACCTCAAGGCAAAATCAGCGCACCCTTTAAAACCGTTCATGGTTGGCACATTGTTGAAGTACTCGACCGTAGAGAAGTTGACCGAACGGATTCAGCTTTAAAGAACAAAGCTTACCAAATTCTATTTAACCGTAAGTTCAACGAAGAAGCAGGCGCTTGGCTACAAGAAGTCAGAGCGAGTGCCTTTGTTGAAATGGTTGAGGACGACCAAGATGACAACTAA